DNA from Corynebacterium aurimucosum ATCC 700975:
AATGCCATCCTCACGACCTATTCGATGCGTGAGAATGTGGACTGGGGAAAGTGGCTGCGCATCGGCCCTTTCATGGTTCTCGGCTCAATCCCGGCGGCGCTGCTTATTGCGCGCATTGATACCGCGGCATTGTTGGTTCTGGTCGGCGCCGCCCTGTTGATTGCGCTGGCCGTGGTGGTCTTTGGGCGCAAGTTCGTCCCGCAGATGAGCGGCACGGGCCCGGCCATCTCCGCGGGTATCGTGGGTGGGTTCACTAACACGCTCGCGGGCGTAGCCGGCCCGGTCATCACGGTCTATGCGCAGGCCGCGCGGTGGCCCAAAGAGGTACTCGCGCCAACCCTGCAGCCCTGCTTCTTCATTGGCGGTTTGTCGTCGGTATTGACCAAGTTCTTCCTGGGCTCCGGCGGTTTCGAGGGTTTGCACTGGCTGGTGTGGCCCTGCGGGGTGGTTGGCATGTGCGTTGGCATTCTCCTAGGAAAGAAGATTGCCGGGCGCGTCTCTCGGGACAAGGCCCATAAGCTATCACTGTGGCTGGCCAGCCTAGGAGCGCTCAGCGCATTGCTGCGAGGCCTTTTCACCCTGGGTGCTTAAACAGCGTCTCGGTATGGTGGAGTCCATGGCGAAATTCAAGATTGAGGACGCGCTCGCGCTGCGCGCTGGCAAGAATTTTCAGATTGACTCGGTTGATGCTTCGGCAACGCCGGGCTTCGACGGCGATAAGGCGGCGCTCGACGCCCGCTTCTCCAAGTACGATGATGAGCTCTATGAGCTGCAGGAGCGACTTTTTGCCAACGGCCGCAGCTATGGTGAGGACGCCCCAGCGGTGCTCATCATCCTGCAGGGCATGGATACCTCGGGCAAAGGCGGGGCTATCCGCCACGTATTGAGCACCTTCGACCCGCAAGGAACCACGACTGTGGGCTTCGGTAAACCTACCGAAGAGGAGCTAGAGCATGACTTCCTGTGGCGTATCCGCAAACACGACCCGCAGCCGGGACAAATCGTGGCCTTCGACCGCTCCCACTATGAGGATGTCCTCATTCAGCGCGTGCACGAGTGGGTGGATGAAGAAGAGGTGGATCGGCGCATCGAGGCCATCCGCGACTATGAGCTGGAACTAACAGCCAAGGGAGTCAAGGTCATCAAAATCTTCCTGCACCTGTCCAAGGAGGCCCAGAATGAGAATCTGCTGGAGCGCACGGAGCGGGAAGACAAGTTCTGGAAATACGACCCAGCTGATGTGGAGGAGCGCGCCTATTGGGATGAATACATGGCGGCATACCAGGATGCTATTCGGCGCACGGATGAAAACTACGCACCCTGGTACGTCATTCCTACCGATAACAAGAAGTATGCCCGGATGGCGCTGAAGTTTCTCATCGTGGATCTCTTGCGCCACCTCGACCTGGAATGGCCGGCGCCCGACTTTGATCCGGAAGTCGAGCGCCAGCGCATTAAGGACGCTGACTAAGAGCTAGTCGCTCTCTGTACCATCGACGTCGCTGGCCAGCTCACGGGCGGCGGCGTTAAACGCGTCCAGAACAGACAGCAACGCTTCTTGCGCATTGATGATGCCGAGGTTGAGTGCGTGAAAGAGCTGGTCCTCATTCAGGCCAGCAGTGGTGACGAAGCACGCATCACCGCGCAGCTCAACCTCATCCTCAACCAGCCCGACGAGCGCGCGCCCATCGAAAGCACCGGAATTGAACTCGTTGCAGAGGACATGGAAGATGGGGAGCATGTCCGCGTCTAGCTGTGTGGACAGCACGCTTTCGATGCGCACGAGGCCCTCTTCCACTGTGATGACCCAGTCAAGGTCGTTGAGG
Protein-coding regions in this window:
- a CDS encoding sulfite exporter TauE/SafE family protein, which translates into the protein MSVLAIPLVVLLTVIAGSCLQRVSGMGLGLIGGPILTLFLGPVEGIMVINVLACLNAILTTYSMRENVDWGKWLRIGPFMVLGSIPAALLIARIDTAALLVLVGAALLIALAVVVFGRKFVPQMSGTGPAISAGIVGGFTNTLAGVAGPVITVYAQAARWPKEVLAPTLQPCFFIGGLSSVLTKFFLGSGGFEGLHWLVWPCGVVGMCVGILLGKKIAGRVSRDKAHKLSLWLASLGALSALLRGLFTLGA
- a CDS encoding PPK2 family polyphosphate kinase, which encodes MAKFKIEDALALRAGKNFQIDSVDASATPGFDGDKAALDARFSKYDDELYELQERLFANGRSYGEDAPAVLIILQGMDTSGKGGAIRHVLSTFDPQGTTTVGFGKPTEEELEHDFLWRIRKHDPQPGQIVAFDRSHYEDVLIQRVHEWVDEEEVDRRIEAIRDYELELTAKGVKVIKIFLHLSKEAQNENLLERTEREDKFWKYDPADVEERAYWDEYMAAYQDAIRRTDENYAPWYVIPTDNKKYARMALKFLIVDLLRHLDLEWPAPDFDPEVERQRIKDAD